In Candidatus Kapaibacterium thiocyanatum, the DNA window CATACCGACGCCTACGTGTCGAAGATCTTCAGCACATCTGATGGGGCGTTCATCGGCGATCCTGTCAACGGATTGCGGGAAGTGAACATCGAAGGGGCATCCCTCGAATCGAGGGGCCTCGTCGGCCGTACCGTTACGTCCGTCGCCACGAGTGATGGCGTCCGCCTCGCGGCGGCCGATGGCCGTCTCTACGGACAGCGACCTGCCGTATCGGACGAGTGGGCGCTGGTCGATATCGGGGAGGGTCAGCCGGTCGATATGGTCGTGCGCAACGACACTGCCTACGTCGTCATGCGTGTCATCGATCACGAAGAGGGGCTGCAGTCCTACGTGCTTGCCGTCGTCGATCTGCGAACGATGGCGGAATCGCAGCGTTACATGCTGGTGCGGGATGGTGACGGCCTGGCCTTCCACTGGATGATCGGAACGAAGTCCACGCTCGTCGTCTATCTCGGCGACATGCTGCTGTCGAGCAGGAACGGTGGTGAGAGCTGGGGAGGCAATCCCACGGACATCGGCTTCGCCGGTGTGCCGGCCGCCGACGGTACGGGATGGTGTGTGCCGTGCCGGAATGCGATGTCGATCGGTATCTGCGTTTCCGCCGATGCCGAAACGTGGTACGGATATGCGCTGGACATTCCGGACGTCGACAAGGGTATCGCCGTCATTTCGGCATCCGGCTACACGGTAGGTACCGTCGATGGTGTCTACGCCGTGGCGGGACCGCTGACGTCGGTGGATGAGTGGCGTCACGAAGGCGGTATCGCAACGAACGACGATCTGTCGGGTCCTGGTACCGTAACCATCGTCGACGTGCGTGGAAACGTCATTCTGCGCGAGCACCTTTCCGCGATCACGACGGATCACGTTGTGGCGATGATGGATGGTCTGGGTGCAGGTCCGTACATATGCGTCGTCGACAATGGTGCGCGGCGTGTGGTGCGGAAGATCGTGAGGTATCGGTGAGTGAAGGCGGGCCGTTCGAGCCGTGCCATGTGACATGGCTGAATGGATCGGATACGCAGTCCCTGGGACGTCGGGTCCCTCCGTGCTTCATCAAGGGAGCCGTATTACCGTACCGAAATCTGGATATTTTTGATCGGTAACGAAACCGGTCGTTTGCAGTTCCTTGCGTGGCTCATGACAGGCACGATCGGGAGCGTCCTGGCCATCCTTGTCGGCACGGAAGGTGCCGCTATCATCTTTACAATCTGGATCGGAGAAAACTCATGACGTTGTTCCGTCGTGTCGTCGTACTGGTCGTCGCCGTCATCGGACTTTGCCTTTCGGCGAAGGCCGACACGCTCTACGTCAACATCCAGGCCGAGCCCGGTGGGGACGGCCGTAGCTGGAATACCGCCTACCGTCATCTCAACGACGCGCTCACGGCAAGCCGCCAGGGCGACGAACTGTGGGTTGCGAAGGGAACGTACAAGCCCGATCAGGGAACGGATCGCACCGCCGGGGACAAGAACGCTACGTTCCGCATCCTGAACCGCAGACAGGTCTACGGTGGATTCAAGGGCACGGAGACACTGCGCGAAACGCGCGACTGGTATCGTAACCGGACGATCCTCAGCGGCGATCTTCTGGGGAACGATGCCGAGGTGATCGACGTGAGCGACGTTACGCGCTTCGACAACAGCATGAACGTCGTGACCATGACGAGCGGTGATCTCGACTCGATGACGATCATCGACGGTCTGGTGATCACGGCCGGCTTCAATCCTCTTGGCGAGGGTGCCGGTATCCTCGTCGGTGCCGACTCCCCGATCTTCCGCAACTGCGAATTCCTGCGGAACGGGGCGAGCAAGGGTGGCGCCGCATACGTGACGGGAACGGGACAGGCGAAGTTCGAATACTGCACCTTCATCGAGAACATGGCCCTGCGTGAAGGTGGCGCCATCTGCTACGAAGGCAGGAAGGACAGTCTTACGCGTCCGGCCGTATCGCAGTCGCACTTCATCGGCAACAGGGCGGGATCGCGTGGAGGTGCCATCAGCTTCGTCGATGCAGGTACTCCCCGCGTCGCCAGCTCGGTCTTCTACGGCAATCGCGTCGAAGGGATCGGTGGCGCCGGTGGTGCCATCCATGCCGACGAGAGGACGATTCCCTACGTCGTGAACACGACGTTCGTGCGCAACCTGTACGGTGACAGCTCGGGAGTCGGTGCGGCCGTGGCCATGCATGGAGCAGGTGTCCTCAACAGCATCTTCTGGGGAACCGAGGAAGAGAATCAGCGTCAGATCGCACAACTGGATACGACGGGTCTCGATACGATGATCGCTGCCAGGGCCTGTCTGGTACGTAACGACTTCGACTTCGGCTTCTGGCAGAACGATCCGATGTTCATCGATATCGAACATCCTGCCGGTCCCGACGGCTTCCTGGGAACGGACGACGATGGACTTCGCGTCGATGCGATGTCGACTGCGCATGATGCAGGAGTCATCGACGGATTCGTGAACCACTGGCGTACCGACTGCATCGGCAATCCTCGTCTGGTCGAGCGCAAGATCGATCTCGGCGCCTACGAGTGGCAGCGTCCTGGGCACGAACGCTATCGTGAGATCGTACGTGAAATGCGCGAAGACGGTCTCGTCTACATGTATCGTCACATGACGACGGACTGGGATCAGAAGGATCCGGGCCCGGCACCGGAATGCTTCCCCGGTCGTAACCTCAGTTATGAAGGACGTCAGCAAGGGATCACCATCGGCAAACACAGCCGTGCACTCGGTATCGACGTGACGGAAGTCCTGGCCAGTCCGGTATGCAGGTGCTGGGAGACGGCCTTCCTCATCTACGGTACCTACGAGAAGGTGGCATACTGGGGTAGTGGCGGAGGCGCCAGCAACGATGCCGGTCGCCGTGCCGATCTGTCCAGACTGGTGCTGCCTGCGGGTACGTCGCGTGCGATCGCCACGCACGATGCCGTCATCCTCACGCTGATCGATTTCACGTCGGCGGAAGTCATGGAAGGCGATGCCGTCATCATCCGTCCCCTCGGCGATACCTTCGAAGTCATCGGCCACTTCTGTTCCGACACATGGGAGCGCTATCATGTGCGCTTCCCGGATTCGACGTCGACGGGTGTCGATGGTGATGTCGATGTCGTTGCAGGCAACGGTATCCATGACGTCCATCCGAATCCCGTACAGTCGGAACTGGCTTTCTCGCTGTCGATGGGCGGTATGGTCCAGGTCATCGACGTGAACGGGGGCATCGTTCTCACGCAACGGATGACGCAAGGACGTCAGTCGTTGTCCGTTTCATCCCTGACGGCGGGCGTCTATGCCCTGCGTGTCGTCAGCGAACGCGGCGTTTCGACAGCGATGTTCGTCAAGCGGTGATTTCGCCGAAGGCGCGGGCCTTCTCTTCGTCGAAGACACCTTCCCATCGTGCCATGACGGCCGCGGCCAGGCAGTTGCCGAGCAGGTTGACGCTCGACCGGGCCATGTCCATGATCTCGTCGACACCGAAGATCATGGCTACGCCGATGGCTCCGTAGGGCGCGGGAAGGAAGGAATTGACGCAGGCGAGAAGGATGACGAGCGAAGCGCGCGGCACAGCGGCTACGCCCTTCGACGTGATCATCAGGGTGATCATCATCGCGATCTGCTGATCGATACCGAAGGTGAAGCCAGGTACGGTGCCCGCTACGGCCTGGGCGATGAAGACGCTGGCCATGGCGAGATAGAGCGTCGTGCCATCGAGATTGAAACTGTATCCCGTCGGCATCACGAAGCCGACGATGCGCTTCGGAACACCGAACTGCTCCATGTTTTCCATTGCCTTCGGCAGGGCGGATTCGCTCGACGTCGTGACGAAGGCAATGGTGAACGGTTCGCGTACGGCGCGGATGAACTGCTTCACCGGAATGCGGGCGATGCGCATGACGAAGCCGAGAACGATGACGACGAAGACGAGCAGGGCGATATAGAGCGAAGCGATGAGCATGCCCAGATTCTTCAGGACTTCCACACCCTGATGGCCGATGGTCGCCGCCATCGCCGCACCCACGCCGATGGGCGCATACATCATGACGTAGCCGGTGAACTTGAACATCACCGAGGCCAGACTTTCACACCACTGCACGATGGGTCTGCCCCTGTCGCCACTGGCCGAAACACCAAGACCGAAGAGCACGGAGAAGACGACGATCTGCAGGACGTCACCCTTGACCATGGCTTCGATGATGCTCGATGGGAAGATGTGGACCAGCGTTTCGATCAGCGTCTTCGGATGCGTCTGTCCGACCGTTCCCAATATTCCGGCATCCCCCTGGAGAACGACGCCCGCGCCGGGCTGGATGACGTTGACGACGAGCAGACCCAGGAAAAGAGCGACGGTGGTGATGATCTCGAAGTAGAGCAACGACTTCACGCCGAGCCTGCCGATCTTCTTTACATCTCCTCCGCCTGCGATTCCTGCCACGACCGTGGCGAAGACCAGCGGTGCGATGATGGACTTGATCATATGCAGGAAGATGTCACGCAACCAGGACAGGCTGGTGCCGAATTCAGGGGCGAAGTGGCCGATGAGTCCGCCGACGACGAGGCCGATCAGGATCTGTTTCGTGAGTGAAAGGTGCCACCAGGGCTTGGGCGAAGTATCGTGTGTCATCATGGGCATGGTCCTGTTGGATGACGAAGATAGTATTTTCGTCCGCTGACCACACGTACCTGGATGATCGATGACGTCACCACTTCAACTGCCCGAGTATCGGGCCTTCCTGCAACTGCGGTTCTTTCTGGCGACGGGTTGGCACATGCAGGGAGTCGTCATCGCCTGGTATGTCTATGCGATCACGAAGGATCCGTTCATGCTGGGAATGGTGGGGCTGGCCGAGGCCATTCCCGCCATCGGTGCGGCACTGCCGATGGGATACGTGATCGAACGCATGGAGAAACGTCGTGCCGTGCGCATCGCCCTGACGCTCATCGTGGTGTCGGCCATGATCTCGGCCGTCCTCCTGCAGCCTTCCATGCTTC includes these proteins:
- a CDS encoding dicarboxylate/amino acid:cation symporter, coding for MPMMTHDTSPKPWWHLSLTKQILIGLVVGGLIGHFAPEFGTSLSWLRDIFLHMIKSIIAPLVFATVVAGIAGGGDVKKIGRLGVKSLLYFEIITTVALFLGLLVVNVIQPGAGVVLQGDAGILGTVGQTHPKTLIETLVHIFPSSIIEAMVKGDVLQIVVFSVLFGLGVSASGDRGRPIVQWCESLASVMFKFTGYVMMYAPIGVGAAMAATIGHQGVEVLKNLGMLIASLYIALLVFVVIVLGFVMRIARIPVKQFIRAVREPFTIAFVTTSSESALPKAMENMEQFGVPKRIVGFVMPTGYSFNLDGTTLYLAMASVFIAQAVAGTVPGFTFGIDQQIAMMITLMITSKGVAAVPRASLVILLACVNSFLPAPYGAIGVAMIFGVDEIMDMARSSVNLLGNCLAAAVMARWEGVFDEEKARAFGEITA